The window TGGAGACGGCCGGCGTGCCCGTGCTGGGCGTGGGCACCAGCGAGCTGCCGTCCTTCTACAGCCGAAGCTCGGGCCTGCCGCTGGAGCACCGCGTCGAGGACGCCGCCACGGCCGCTCGCATCGTCCGGGCCCGGCTGGAGCTGGAGCAGGGGGGCATGGTGTTCGCGCTGCCTCCGCCCGAGGACGTGGCCCTGCCTCGGGCGGACGTGGAGCTGCACATCGCCTCCGCGCTGGCCGAGGCCGAGCGCCAGGGCATCCGAGGCAAGGCCGTCACCCCGTTCCTGCTCTCGGACATGGCGAAGCGCACCGGCGGCAAGAGCCTGAAGGTGAACCTGGCGCTGCTGACGAACAACTCCCGGTTCGCCGGCGAGCTGGCCGTGGCCCTGGCGCGCGGCTGAGCTACGGGCCGCGCACCGCGGCCCACAGCGACAGCGCACCGAACACGAAGAAGAGCGAGGCGGCCACCCACCGCAGCGCCTTCGTCTGCACCCGTCCGGCGAGCCTGTCGCCCAGGAACACCGCCAGCCCGTCCGAGAAGAGCATCCCCAGGGTGGTCCCCACCGTCACCTGCAGCACGCTCAGGTAGCGCGCCGCGAGCGCCACCGTGGCCAGCTGCGTCTTGTCTCCCATCTCCGCCAGGAAGAAGAGGACGGTGGTGGTGAGGAAGGCGCCGAAGCGCGGCGGCTTCTCCGCGTCCTCGTGCGTGTCCGGCTTGAGCGTCCACAGCCCGAAGCCGATGAAGGTGACGGCGAGGATGCCCGCCATCACCCGTGCGGGCACGTGCGCGGACACCCAGCTGCCCACGCTGGAGGCCAGCGCATGGTTGGCCAGCGTGGCCACGAGGATGCCCGCCATCACCGTCCACGGCTTGCGGAACCGCGTGACGAGCGAGAACGCGAGCAGCTGCGTCTTGTCGCCCATCTCACTGGCGGCCACGAGGAGGAAAGAGCTCACCACCGCTTCCATCACGACACTCCGAGTCTGCGGCCGAGGTGTCGTGGGAGCCTGCTGCGCACGCACGAGCCTCGGCCAGGTTTCCCTGTCCGAAGGTCTCGTTCGCCTCGCGCCGCGAGGTGAGGGCCCGGGCTGTCACCAGCCAGTGTGTCGAGCGCCCCGACGTCGATTGAATCCGACGTGAACTACTCCCCTTACTGGAGACGCCAACTATCAGTCCTGCGCCGGGGCTGCAACAGGCAACGCGGCTAGCGCTTGCGCGAGAACCAGCCCATCAGCGCCTCGAGCTCCCGCCGGTCCACCTCGTCGAAGGTGGCCTTGTGCTCCGAGTCGATGTCCAGCACGGCGATGAGCTCCCGCGTCGGCCCGAACACCGGGACGACGATCTCCGACTGCGAGCGCCCGTCACAGGTGATGTGCCCCGGGAACGCGTGCACGTCCGGCACCACCACCGTCTCGCGGGTGGCCGCCGCCGCGCCGCACACGCCCTTGCCGAACTTGATCTCCAGGCACCCCAGCGTCCCCTGGTACGGGCCCACCCGCAGCAGCTTCCCGGGCTGCACCACCCGGTAGAAGCCCGTCCACAGGTGCCCGAAGGCGTGGTGCAGCAGGCAGCTCATGGTGGACATGGCGGCGATCTCGTCGTCGATGCCCTCCAGCACCGCCTCGACGTGCCGCTTCAGCTCGCCGTAGGCCTCCGCCTTGGGCGTGCCGCGCAGATCCAGGGTGACTTCGGCCATGGTGGAGTCCTCGTGGGATGCAGGTCATCGGCGCGGGAGCGCCGCTCGGGCGCCCCTTTTATCCGAAAACCCAGATGCGTCAGGTGGCACCCGGGTTTCAACGGAAACGTTCGGGAAAACCTCAGCTGGCGGCGTTCGCGGCAGGCGCCGTCGCAGGTTCGGCCTTCGGGGCGGCCTTCTCCGGCTTCTCCGCCTTGGCCAGCAACCCGTAGCGCTTCGCGGCGGACTCCAGGATGCGCCCCACCAGCTGCGTGAAGGACAGGCCCTTCTCCCGCGCCCCCAGCGCCAGCTCGCTCTTGTCCTCGAGGTACGGGTTGGGGTTCACCTCGAGGACGTACGGATCGCCCTCGTTCGAGATGCGCAGGTCGATGCGGGCGTAGTCCTGCAGCTTGAGGCCCCGGTAGGCGAGCAGGGCGGCGCGCTCGATGCGCTGGCGCAGCTCCGGCGAGAGGTTCCGGGCGATGACGAGCTTGGGCGAGCCCTCCGTCTCCGGGCCGAACTTCACCTCCCGGTCCGAGATGGTCGGCTTGTTCTTGTCCCAGTTGCCGAAGTCCAGCTCCACCACGGGGAGGATCTCCGGCATCTCCTTGGGGCCGATGACGCCCACGTACACCTCGCGCCCCTCGATGAACTCC of the Hyalangium gracile genome contains:
- a CDS encoding TMEM165/GDT1 family protein translates to MEAVVSSFLLVAASEMGDKTQLLAFSLVTRFRKPWTVMAGILVATLANHALASSVGSWVSAHVPARVMAGILAVTFIGFGLWTLKPDTHEDAEKPPRFGAFLTTTVLFFLAEMGDKTQLATVALAARYLSVLQVTVGTTLGMLFSDGLAVFLGDRLAGRVQTKALRWVAASLFFVFGALSLWAAVRGP
- a CDS encoding GAF domain-containing protein; this encodes MAEVTLDLRGTPKAEAYGELKRHVEAVLEGIDDEIAAMSTMSCLLHHAFGHLWTGFYRVVQPGKLLRVGPYQGTLGCLEIKFGKGVCGAAAATRETVVVPDVHAFPGHITCDGRSQSEIVVPVFGPTRELIAVLDIDSEHKATFDEVDRRELEALMGWFSRKR